In Natronococcus sp. AD-5, the genomic window CGACGGGCGTGACGGAACGCCAGAGCGCTTCCCCTTTCTGGTGCTTCGCCGGAAGCATCAGATTTTCCAGGACGGTCATGTTCGACATCTCGCGGGCGATCTGGAACGTCCGAACGAGTCCGTAATCGACGACCTCGTAGGGGGACAGTCCGGTGATGTCCTGCCCTCGAAACGTGACCGTGCCCGCATCCGGTCGGTGAGCGCCGGTGATGCAGTTGAACGTCGTCGACTTGCCGGCCCCGTTCGGACCGATCAGGCCGGTCATCGACCCTTCCTCGACCTGGAACGTCGCACCGTCCACGGCGGTGATACCACCGAAGCGTTTTACGAGCCCGTTTACCGCGAGGGCGACGTCCCTGCTCCGACCCGAATCAGGCTCTTCGGCGGTTATCGGCGCCGACCGATCGCTCGCTACGTCGCTCACGTCGACTCACCCCCATCGTTACCGCTAGCGGCCTCTGACGGGCGTCTCGCGAGCGGTACCGCCGCTGCCGTCTCCTCGCGGTGGCCGAGTAACCCTTCCGGGCGTCGTTGCATCAGTACGACGAGCGTAATTCCCATGATGACGAACTGGAGGGTCAGCAAGTTGTCGAACGTGTACCGCAGCAGTGGGGCCGGGTCGGCGGCCAGCAAGGCTCCGGTTCCCTCCGCAAAGGTGTTCGGGGCCGCGTCGACGTTGACCCACGAGCCGATCAGTCGGCGGATGTACCGCGGGCCCTCGAAGAGGACGGCCACGAACAGCCCGGATCCGAGGATGCTGCCCGTATTCGATCCCGCTCCGCCGATGATCAGCGCGATCCAGATGAAAAACGTGACGTGCGGGCGGAACGCGTCCGGCGTAACCCCTGTTCGGCGGAAACGCCACAGGATGCCCGCCAGTCCCATGAGTGCGCACCCGAGAATGAACACTTTGATCTTGAACATGTTTGTGTTCTTTCCGAGCGCCTGCGCCGCCTCCTCGTCTTCACGAATCGCCTTGAGGACGCGTCCGAACGGCGATCTGCTGGTTCGCTGGATAAGCCAGTAGAATCCGACGAGAAACAGGAGGAGGACCAGCGAATACGCCAGCGCTCGCGCCTGCCGCGGCCCGAAACCGAACCATCGGTTCGTCGTGTCGACGAAGGTCGTGAACGCCGGGAGGTCGAAGATGAAATTCATCGGATCGGAGTAGTTACCGATGATCCCCCGACCGCCGCCCGTCCCGAGCTCCCTCCCGAAGATCGTGAAGCTCTCTAACGGGCCGGATTTGAGGGAGAGACGTACGATCTCGGAGAACGCGATAGTGACGATCGCGAGGTAGTCCGCGCGCAGTCGCAACGCCGGAAGCGCGACGACGAGTCCCGCGATGGCGGCGGCGAGAACGCCGCCGGCCATGGCGATCGGCATCGGAAGACCGAGGCCCGGATACTGGGCCGCGCCCGTCGTCTCAACGGGTTTGGCGAGCATCATCGTCACGTACAGCCCGATCGCCATGAACCCGGCGACCCCGATGTTGAACAGTCCGGTGTAGCCCCAGTGTAAGTTCAACGCGAGGGCGACCATGCCGTAGACGGCGATGAGGTACGTCAGATGTCTGAGCGTGTTGGCGATACCGGCCATCGAGTATCCGAGCACCAGTCCGATCGCCGCATAGACGACGTAGATGGCGCCGATGACTCCCACGATCTTCACTGCGTCGTATTCCCAGTACTCGTTGAACCGATCCCTTGCGTTGGTTACGTTCGTGCTCATGCTGTCGTCTTCCCTCCGAACAGTCCCGATGGCTTGATAAGCAACACGACGATCATGATGAGGAACGCGGTGATCGTGGTGAAGTCACCGCCGGGCAACCAGATCAGCGATAGGCGCATCGCCAGCCCGATGACGATCCCGCCGACGATAGCACCGTAGACCGAACCGATACCACCTAGGATCACCGCGGAGAAAATAAGCAATAGCAACAGCCAACCGAACTGGTAATTGATCGTCCCCGTCCAGAGTACCATGAGGTACCCCGCGACCCCCGCTAGGCCACCTCCGATGATCCACGTCCAGCGAATGACGCGTTCGGTCGGAATTCCGGTTACCTGTGCGAGGTCCTTGTTGTCGGACATCGCGCGCATCGCTTTCCCTAGCTTCGTTTTCTGGAGCAAGAGGTGGACGCCGATCATGAGACCGCCCGCCGCCACTAACAGCGTGGCGTCGTGCATGTCGACGTTCACCGTTCCATCAACCAACAGGAAATTGAACTCCGGCAGTCCGAAGGTGCTCGTCGTTCCGCGCGTACGCGACGAGTAGACGAATACGAGGAGGTATCGGAGCGCGAACGCAACCCCGATACTCGCGATCAGCAGTGGAATCCCCCCGGACCCGCGCATCGGCTTGTACACGTACCGATCGATCAGCAGGACGAGTGCGGCCGTAGCGGCGCCGGTGAACACGAGACCGATCAGAATCGCCAGCGGCGTCGACCAGATCGAAATGCCGATCTCAGCGCCTCCGACCCCGCGCTGTGGAGCAACGAGGGCGAGGTGTCCAAAACTCACCTCGTCCCCGAGCACGAGAACCCGCCCGGCGATGATGTACGTGACGCCCCAGCCGAGAAAGGCGCCCGTCGAGATGTAGTCCCCGTGAGCGAAGTTCGCGAAGTTCAGAATGCTGTACGTCATCGAGAGGCCGATGCCGGCCAGTCCGATGATCAGCCCGTACATCAGCCCCTGCCACGCGTACCTCCCGATCCGGGAGATGCTGTATCTCCCCGTCACGATCCCGTGAACGAGATCCACGGCCAACACCAAAGCCGCGAATATCGCCAGTATGAGCACGATTTGCTCGAGAGTAAGCCCCCGTCCCCGGTTCACCGCCTCATCGACAGTCGCCATTGATACCCCTCCACATGGTATCCTACTTTTGCGGACCCCCTGTTATATGTTCCGGTGTGACAAGCTAGTATGTCTCACGGAAAGCGCGGACGAATAGATTCGTTTCGCGCGTAGATACGCGGCGGTCGGTAGCATCGACCGCGGTCGAAGCCGAGATCCGTACCGTTAGGCTTCGCCGTACACGGGGACGGCCGCCCCGCTGGTCACCGTTGCACCGTCGCTGCAGAGAAACGCCAGCACGTCGGCGATTTCTCCCGGGTCGACCCACGAGTCGTGGTCGGCGTCCGGCATCATCTCTCGGTTCATCGGCGTGTCGATCACGCTCGGCATCACGCAGTTCGCCCGGACGACGCCCTCGTTCTCCTCGGCCAGCGTCTCGGTCAACAGCCGAATTCCCGCCTTCGTGATCCGGTAGGGGCCGTCGCCCTCGCCGCCCTCGAGCGACGAGCGGGCGCTGATGCTGACGATCGATCCCTCGGACTCCCGGAGGTGGGGGAGCGCGTGCTTCGAGGCCAGGAACGCCGTCTTCAGGTTGACGTCGACCAGCAGGTCGAACTCTTCGAGGTCGGTCTCCTCGATCGGGTCGCCGCCGCGCCAGGTGCCGGCGATGTTACAGAGGTGGTCGATCCGACCGTGATCGTCGACGATTTCGTCGACGAGGCGCGCGACGTCGTCCTCGTCGGTCAGGTCCGCCTCGTAGAAGTGCGTCCCGTCGTCGGGTTCGAGCAAACTGTCCTCGTCGTCGGGTTCGACGACGTCGACGGCGCAGACGGTCGCACCGGCCTCGCGAAAGCGGTCGACGGCGGCGCTTCCCAGCGCGCCGCTCGCACCCGTGATCACGGCGACGGTTCCGTCGAAGTCGACGTCGAATGCTGTCGTCGGCGACATACCCCCTCCTCCGACGGCGCGATAGATGAATCGTCGGGGTGCCGGCGACGGCGCTCGCGGAGCGGAGCCGGAAGAGGTGTCGTCGGACGCGGTAGAGAACGGAATTTACGGGTGGATCGGCGGGAGCGACGCTCGCTCGAACCAGAAGCGCTCGATCGCGGTCGCGATCGTCTCGAAGGCGGCGGGATCGGACGGCTTCGTGAGATAGGCGTTCGCGGCGCGGTCGTAACTCTCGTGAACGTCCTCGGTGGCGTCCGAGTTCGTCAGCACGAGCACCGGAAGGTGGACCAGCTCCCCGTCCTCGCGAATCGCCTCGAGAAGCTCGAAGCCGCCCATTCCGGGCAGGTCCAGGTTCAGAAGAACCAGATCCGGAACCGGACTCGACTCGTCGAGGCGCTGTTGGAGGAACTCGAACGCTTCCTCGCCGTCCGCCACCACGTCGACCGTGGTCTCCGTCGAGCCTCCCTCGAAGGCCTCTCGGATGAGTTGCGCATCGTCGGAATCGTTCTCGACGAGCAACACTCTCACGCGGTCTTCGGCCGCGGCGTCGTACCGGTTCCTCTCTAAGGCCGAGGAACGCGGAATCGAGATATATCTACTTTCCATAATGTGCTGTTCTTGTGACTGTTTACTTATCCTTCCCATATAAGTTTGTTTGCCGACAGACAGTGGGTAGAAATCACCTCCGAGAGACGAATGTGCGCCCGTAAGCCGCCAGCTCGCCCGTTTATTACGTGGCGCTACCAAACAAAATCGTATCTGCTCCGTATCATGTTCCATCGTTATCCGTGTCAGTAGCTATACTGCCGTCTGGGCCGTTTGTGAGATTCGCCGCGGCCGTCCGGCGAATCCGCCGCGCTAACGTCCGGTCGACGGGAGATGCGGGATCGGAAAGACCACAGGCTAAAGCCGCCCCTCCTCGTCCCTTCACGCGAATGCGTCTGATCGCTCATCGCGGCTTCGCCGCGACGGCTCCGGAGAACACGATCGCCGCCGTCCAGTCCGCGGCAGCGCAGGCCGCCGCCGTCGAGTTCGACGTGAGACGCTGTGGTTCGGGCGAACTCGTCGTGATCCACGACGAGACGATCGACCGCGTCACCGGGGGCGTCGGCGCGGTCGCCGACACCGCGCTCGAGGACCTGCAGGCGCTTACGGTGCTCGAGTCGGGCGAGCGAATACCGACGCTCGAGGCGCTGCTCGAAGCGCTCCCGACCCGCGTCGAGGTCAACCTCGAGATGAAAGCGCTCGGCATCGCCGAAGACGTCCTCGACGCCGTCGCGGACGTCGACAACCGGGTCGTCGTCACCTCCTTTCTGCTCCCCGAACTGCGCTCGATCCGGGAACTCGACCGGGACCAGCCGATGGGGTTGCTGGTCAGCCGCCGACTCGACGCCCCGGTTACGACCGCCGTCGAACTCGACTGCGACGTCATCGGTGCGAACTACTGGCGCTGTCTGACGACGCGACTCGTCCCCCGGGCGAAGGCGGTCGGCCTCGAGATACACGCGTGGGCGATCGAGCGGTGGACGACCACTCGAGCGCTCGGACTCCGGGGCGTCGACTGTATCTCCGCGGATCGTCCGATTCAACTGACCGGCCGGAGAAACGACGCCGCCGACTGCGGCTACGAGAGCTGATCGCACGCCCACGCCGCCCGGTCGCGCACGGCCGGTTCCGGATCGCCGGCCGCGAGTTTCGAGAGACGCTCGCGGGCTTCGGTGACGTCGCCGTAGCCGAGCGCGACGCACGCGTTCGCGCGGACGTACGGAAACTCGTCTTCGAGCAGCGCGATCAGCCGCGTCCGCGCGGGATCGACGACGTCGGGCCGTCCGACGGCGACGCGACCGATCGTGACCGCCGCGTTGGCCCGCGTCTTCGGGTCGTCGCTCTCGAGGGCCGGCGTAATCCGCGGACAGGCCTCCTCAACCGCGGACGGCGTCCGGTGGGCGACGTCGGCCAGACAGCCGATCGCGTTCCGCCGCACGGAATCGTCGTCGTGATCGACGAGTTCGATCGCGCGGGCGACGAACGCCAGCGAGGGAAGCGACGCCTCCGCGCGAGCGGCGCGACCCAGCACGGTGAGTGCCGGGGCGCCGTTCGCCTCGGGATTCGCCGCTAACGCGTCCGAAAGTAGCGGAACCGCCGGCTCGAGCGCGGCCGGGGCTTCCCGCGAAACGTGCGCGAGGGTTCGGAGCCCCCAGCGGTCGTACCCGCGACGGGCCGTCAGGACGTCGACGACCGTCGCGACGTGGTCGGCGACGGCGTCCGGCTGGTCGTCGGCGACGGCGGCGAGACAGCGAAGCAGGTGCCGCGTCGCCGGCGCGCGCTCGTTCTCGGCGGCGAACCAGATGAGTTCGCCGACCGACGGGGCGACGTCGGCCGGCGCCTCTCGCGCCAGTTCGGCGAGACAGTATGCGACGTCCTTCCGGACCTCGAGTTCCGGCTGACTCAGTAACGCCCGGAGCTTCGGAACCGTCGGCACGTACGCGCCGGGACGATCGTCGATTCCCTCGCGGATCGTCCGTACGGCGGCCCGTCTGGGTTCCGGTTCTTGCGCGTCGAGCTGTGCGAGTACCGACGGCAGATCTACCGACCCGGATCGACGACTCTGCTCGACGGCCTCGCCCCCATCCCCGTCCATCTCGTGTGAGCCATGCGTGAAAGTCAGTAAAAGTGTTGCGACCGTTCGTTCCGTTCCGGTGTGCACAACCGCCGGCTCAGGCGAGCCATTCGTCCGGTTTCGTGTCGTAATCGACGTCGTCGGCCGCGAGGTGTTCGACCTCGTCCCAGGGGACGTCCTCGGTCGTCACCTCGTTCCCGTCGTACCGGATCAGCTTCCCGCGCTCTTCGGGCTCGGGTTCGCGGTTGCGCCGCTTCGCGACCTCGACGTCGTGTTCGTCGACCTCCTTGACGATCGTCAGCAGGTTCACGGGGCGACCCCAGAGTTCGAAGATCCGCTTCAACGTCTCCCGGGCCTGCCCGAGGTCGAGCATGACGCCGTTGTACTGGTGGCCCAGCAGCAGTTCGTTCGCGTTGTTGTAGTTGCCGTCGTAGACCGCGATCGTCGGCTTCCCGAAGTTGGTGAACTGCAAGAGCAGTTTCTTCTTGACGTCCTCCGCGGCGTCGCTGGCGACGTGGAACTGGCCCGTCGCCTGCGAGTGCTCGTAGGTGAAGTAGTTGTTCTCCGTGATGAACTCCCGGGTGAGGAACTCGTCCAAGAACGTGACGTCGTTGTGGCTCTCGCGGACGTCGAAGAGCCGGTCCCAGCCCGCGGCAAAGTCGACGTCTTCGAGCGCCTCCTCGACCGACCCGTACCGGGCGTCGTCGAAGAGGTAGCGGCCGATCCGCTCGAGTTCGTTCTGGTTGACGCGGCTCAGGAACCCGCGGTGCTGGCGCTTGACCAGCGAGTAGTGCCGGCGGGCCAGCCCCTCGTAGGTGAGTAGCTTCCAGGGGTACTTGTCTACGTCAATCTCGCCCTCGCGGGCGCGTTCGAGCGCCTCGCCGTCGATCCACTCGTCGGGAAGCTCCGCGAGGCCGTCGAGCGTCTCGGCGTCGATGCTGGCGAGCGCTTCCGGCGGCGAGAGGATCTCGAGCACCACGTCGAAGTCGACGACCTCCGTCAGGTTGCGCCAGGAGATTCCCTCGACGCGCAGCAGCCGCTCGAGCACCTCCCGTCGGTTGGTCGTGTTCTCGACGTACTCCCACAGCTCCATCCCGAGGCTGTAGGGATTGAGGCCGCCGGAGGCGAGCACCTTCGCCATGTGGTCGGCGTAGTTCAGGAACTCGTCGTCGCCGGCGAACACCTCGTCGGTCATCATCGTCGACTCCCAGTAGGCGGCCCACCCTTCGTTCATCACCTTGGTCATCTTCTGGGCGGCGAAGTAGTACGCCTCCGCCCGCATCATGTCGAGGACGTCACGCTGCCAGGGCTCCATCTCGACGGCGCGTCCGGCCTCCTCGTCGTACCGTTTGCCGTGTTCGCGGACGAACGCCAGCACGTCCTTCTGGGGCGTTTCGGGGAAGTTCGACGGCGCGTCCCCGTTCTCGAGCTTTTCGATCCACTCGTCGTCGAACACCTCGCCTTTGATCTCGTCGGAGAGGCCCAGTTCGTCGAGTTTCGCGGCCAGGTCCTCGTCGATCTCTTCGACGGGGCCGTCGACGTCCAGCCGACGGCTGAACACCCGGTGCTGGTCGATGTTATCCTCGAGCGAGAGACAGTGGTCGACCCACTTCTCGACCTCGGCGCGGTCGATCTCGGGATCGGACATGTACTCGTCGATCGCCCGAGCGTGGCGCTCGAGCATGGCCGCGGCGTTGACCTGCCCTTCGTCGGACTGGCCCCGGGTGAAGAGGCCGAACCACTCGTTGTTCGCGAAGAAGTCCGAGTGGGCCTCGACGTGCGTGATGACGGCCTTCTGGTCGGCCAGCGCGTTCGACTCTTGCAGGAACGCGTGGGCCGGGTTGTCGTTGTTGACGATCTCGAAGGCCTTGCCGCCGCCGTACTGGCCCTGTTTCTGCTGGCGGTCGTACTGCATGCCCCACCGCCAGTGGGGGTACCGCGACTGGAACCCGCCGTAGGCGATGAGTTCGTTCATCTCGTCGTAGTCGACGATCCAGTAGTTGACCGGGTACGGCTCGAGGCCGAGTTTCTCGGCTAAGTTGCGCGCCTCCCGGACCGGCTCCTCGAGGTCGGTCGCGATCGCCTGTTTGCGGAATCTGTCGGCGTTGGAGTTGGACTTACTCATCGGTCTCACCTTCCGTGCTGAGGATCTCGTAGATCGCGTCGGTCACGTCGTCCTTGCTGTTGACGTAGGCCACCGCCACGTCGTCGGCGTCGGTGCCGAAGTGGCGCTCGAGTTCCTCGGCGTGGGTGGCGTTGATCGCGTTGCCGCTCGGCTGGGTCTCCACGTAGGCGTGGAGGTTCGCCGGGATCTCTTCCATCAGCGGGATCACCCGCTCGCCGGTGTCGTTGCTCGAGTTCTCGGAGTCGCCCGCGGCGAAGACGTACCGGTTCCAGTCGCTCCAGGGGTACTCCTCTAACAGCTCGGCGGCGAGTTCGTACGCGCTCGAGATCTTCGTGCCGCCGCCGGAACGGATGCCGAAGAACTCGTCGCGCTCGACCTCCCAGGCGTCGGCGTCGTGGGCGATGTAGACGAACTCGGCGTTGTCGTACTTCCCGGTGAGGTACCAGTCGAGCGGCGTGAAGGTGCGCTCGACCAGTTCGCGTTTCTTCTCGCGCATCGAGCCGGAGACGTCGCGGATGTTGACGACGACGACGTTCTTCTCCTTCTCTTCGATGATCTCGGGGTAGCGGTAGCGTTCGTCCTCCCGCCGGAAGGGGACGTGTTTGATTCCCTCGCGACGGATCTTCTGCTGGACGCTCTCGCGCTCGACGTTCGCCTCGACCTCCTCGATCGAGGCCCACGTGTTGCGCTCGGCGG contains:
- a CDS encoding ABC transporter ATP-binding protein, whose translation is MSDVASDRSAPITAEEPDSGRSRDVALAVNGLVKRFGGITAVDGATFQVEEGSMTGLIGPNGAGKSTTFNCITGAHRPDAGTVTFRGQDITGLSPYEVVDYGLVRTFQIAREMSNMTVLENLMLPAKHQKGEALWRSVTPVVRREIERQERELLERVWDTLEFFEIEHLAEVKAGTLSGGQRKLLEMARALMTDPEMLLLDEPFAGVNPTLEKKLLEHVHGLREEGYTFLIVEHDMDVIMENCEHIIVMHQGSVLAEGRPAEITSNKQVIEAYLGGEV
- a CDS encoding branched-chain amino acid ABC transporter permease codes for the protein MSTNVTNARDRFNEYWEYDAVKIVGVIGAIYVVYAAIGLVLGYSMAGIANTLRHLTYLIAVYGMVALALNLHWGYTGLFNIGVAGFMAIGLYVTMMLAKPVETTGAAQYPGLGLPMPIAMAGGVLAAAIAGLVVALPALRLRADYLAIVTIAFSEIVRLSLKSGPLESFTIFGRELGTGGGRGIIGNYSDPMNFIFDLPAFTTFVDTTNRWFGFGPRQARALAYSLVLLLFLVGFYWLIQRTSRSPFGRVLKAIREDEEAAQALGKNTNMFKIKVFILGCALMGLAGILWRFRRTGVTPDAFRPHVTFFIWIALIIGGAGSNTGSILGSGLFVAVLFEGPRYIRRLIGSWVNVDAAPNTFAEGTGALLAADPAPLLRYTFDNLLTLQFVIMGITLVVLMQRRPEGLLGHREETAAAVPLARRPSEAASGNDGGEST
- a CDS encoding branched-chain amino acid ABC transporter permease, which translates into the protein MATVDEAVNRGRGLTLEQIVLILAIFAALVLAVDLVHGIVTGRYSISRIGRYAWQGLMYGLIIGLAGIGLSMTYSILNFANFAHGDYISTGAFLGWGVTYIIAGRVLVLGDEVSFGHLALVAPQRGVGGAEIGISIWSTPLAILIGLVFTGAATAALVLLIDRYVYKPMRGSGGIPLLIASIGVAFALRYLLVFVYSSRTRGTTSTFGLPEFNFLLVDGTVNVDMHDATLLVAAGGLMIGVHLLLQKTKLGKAMRAMSDNKDLAQVTGIPTERVIRWTWIIGGGLAGVAGYLMVLWTGTINYQFGWLLLLLIFSAVILGGIGSVYGAIVGGIVIGLAMRLSLIWLPGGDFTTITAFLIMIVVLLIKPSGLFGGKTTA
- a CDS encoding SDR family oxidoreductase, producing the protein MSPTTAFDVDFDGTVAVITGASGALGSAAVDRFREAGATVCAVDVVEPDDEDSLLEPDDGTHFYEADLTDEDDVARLVDEIVDDHGRIDHLCNIAGTWRGGDPIEETDLEEFDLLVDVNLKTAFLASKHALPHLRESEGSIVSISARSSLEGGEGDGPYRITKAGIRLLTETLAEENEGVVRANCVMPSVIDTPMNREMMPDADHDSWVDPGEIADVLAFLCSDGATVTSGAAVPVYGEA
- a CDS encoding response regulator, which translates into the protein MESRYISIPRSSALERNRYDAAAEDRVRVLLVENDSDDAQLIREAFEGGSTETTVDVVADGEEAFEFLQQRLDESSPVPDLVLLNLDLPGMGGFELLEAIREDGELVHLPVLVLTNSDATEDVHESYDRAANAYLTKPSDPAAFETIATAIERFWFERASLPPIHP
- a CDS encoding glycerophosphodiester phosphodiesterase translates to MRLIAHRGFAATAPENTIAAVQSAAAQAAAVEFDVRRCGSGELVVIHDETIDRVTGGVGAVADTALEDLQALTVLESGERIPTLEALLEALPTRVEVNLEMKALGIAEDVLDAVADVDNRVVVTSFLLPELRSIRELDRDQPMGLLVSRRLDAPVTTAVELDCDVIGANYWRCLTTRLVPRAKAVGLEIHAWAIERWTTTRALGLRGVDCISADRPIQLTGRRNDAADCGYES
- a CDS encoding HEAT repeat domain-containing protein encodes the protein MDGDGGEAVEQSRRSGSVDLPSVLAQLDAQEPEPRRAAVRTIREGIDDRPGAYVPTVPKLRALLSQPELEVRKDVAYCLAELAREAPADVAPSVGELIWFAAENERAPATRHLLRCLAAVADDQPDAVADHVATVVDVLTARRGYDRWGLRTLAHVSREAPAALEPAVPLLSDALAANPEANGAPALTVLGRAARAEASLPSLAFVARAIELVDHDDDSVRRNAIGCLADVAHRTPSAVEEACPRITPALESDDPKTRANAAVTIGRVAVGRPDVVDPARTRLIALLEDEFPYVRANACVALGYGDVTEARERLSKLAAGDPEPAVRDRAAWACDQLS
- a CDS encoding SpoVR family protein, translated to MSKSNSNADRFRKQAIATDLEEPVREARNLAEKLGLEPYPVNYWIVDYDEMNELIAYGGFQSRYPHWRWGMQYDRQQKQGQYGGGKAFEIVNNDNPAHAFLQESNALADQKAVITHVEAHSDFFANNEWFGLFTRGQSDEGQVNAAAMLERHARAIDEYMSDPEIDRAEVEKWVDHCLSLEDNIDQHRVFSRRLDVDGPVEEIDEDLAAKLDELGLSDEIKGEVFDDEWIEKLENGDAPSNFPETPQKDVLAFVREHGKRYDEEAGRAVEMEPWQRDVLDMMRAEAYYFAAQKMTKVMNEGWAAYWESTMMTDEVFAGDDEFLNYADHMAKVLASGGLNPYSLGMELWEYVENTTNRREVLERLLRVEGISWRNLTEVVDFDVVLEILSPPEALASIDAETLDGLAELPDEWIDGEALERAREGEIDVDKYPWKLLTYEGLARRHYSLVKRQHRGFLSRVNQNELERIGRYLFDDARYGSVEEALEDVDFAAGWDRLFDVRESHNDVTFLDEFLTREFITENNYFTYEHSQATGQFHVASDAAEDVKKKLLLQFTNFGKPTIAVYDGNYNNANELLLGHQYNGVMLDLGQARETLKRIFELWGRPVNLLTIVKEVDEHDVEVAKRRNREPEPEERGKLIRYDGNEVTTEDVPWDEVEHLAADDVDYDTKPDEWLA
- a CDS encoding YeaH/YhbH family protein, with the translated sequence MGLRDDLERFREVGEERREDLADFIKYGDLGGSRSDQIQIPVKIVSLPEFEYDQRDQGGVGQGDGGTPDVGQPVGQPQPQPGEDGDGDEPGEEGGGEHEYYEMDPEEFAQELDEELGLDLDPKGKKVVEEKEGPYTDLTRTGPDSTLDFERMFKEGLKRKLAMDFDEDFVREICKIEGFGPRDVFEWARGENLPVSMAWIENAYDDIPSAERNTWASIEEVEANVERESVQQKIRREGIKHVPFRREDERYRYPEIIEEKEKNVVVVNIRDVSGSMREKKRELVERTFTPLDWYLTGKYDNAEFVYIAHDADAWEVERDEFFGIRSGGGTKISSAYELAAELLEEYPWSDWNRYVFAAGDSENSSNDTGERVIPLMEEIPANLHAYVETQPSGNAINATHAEELERHFGTDADDVAVAYVNSKDDVTDAIYEILSTEGETDE